Proteins from a single region of Lachnospiraceae bacterium:
- a CDS encoding class I SAM-dependent methyltransferase has product MTQHYYSKEPVSASHIRHIEYEIAYQGRPLQFHFETDSGVFSTSRVDHGTDILLRAIAKEWQDLKEPPKHVLDIGCGYGPIGITLGHFFPAASVCMLDVNERAMALARANAQKAGLAQFTVDTVEHFPQQAFDLIVTNPPIRAGKAVVYGIFAKAQEHLAPGGAFYAVIRKNQGGPSAVKELTRLFGECQIIERQSGFHILKCIK; this is encoded by the coding sequence ATGACGCAGCATTATTATTCAAAGGAGCCGGTGAGCGCCTCCCATATCCGCCATATTGAATATGAAATTGCCTATCAGGGGAGGCCGCTGCAGTTTCACTTTGAAACGGACAGCGGTGTGTTTTCGACGAGCCGGGTGGATCATGGAACCGATATTTTATTGCGCGCCATCGCCAAGGAATGGCAGGACCTTAAAGAGCCGCCGAAGCATGTGCTGGACATCGGCTGCGGCTACGGCCCCATCGGGATTACGCTCGGGCATTTTTTCCCGGCCGCGTCCGTCTGTATGCTGGATGTGAACGAGAGGGCGATGGCGCTGGCCAGAGCCAATGCGCAAAAGGCCGGGCTGGCACAGTTTACGGTGGACACCGTAGAGCATTTTCCGCAGCAAGCCTTTGACCTGATTGTGACCAATCCCCCCATCAGGGCGGGAAAGGCCGTGGTATACGGCATCTTTGCAAAGGCACAGGAGCATCTTGCGCCCGGCGGCGCCTTTTATGCAGTCATCCGCAAAAATCAGGGCGGCCCCAGCGCAGTCAAAGAGCTCACGCGTCTGTTTGGAGAATGCCAGATCATCGAACGGCAATCGGGATTTCACATATTAAAATGCATAAAATGA
- a CDS encoding HAD family hydrolase, which translates to MIKGVIFDLDGTLLDTLEDLSAAGNAVLQRHGLAAYPKEAYRLMVGNGIPRLVRRMLTGTDARSGEKREQEAAAMLPAGLEEAALSDFMAYYAAHKQDHTRPYPGIKELLMRLQAEGVRLAVVSNKADSAVKELAQQYFGAAFTSAVGLKEGGRAKPDPASTLEAVKRLALPKEQILYVGDSDVDMQTAYNAGLAGCGVLWGFRTEEELKKAGARYLAPDAQALYEIISSTGQSAF; encoded by the coding sequence ATGATAAAGGGCGTTATATTTGATCTGGACGGGACGCTGCTGGATACGCTGGAGGATCTCTCGGCCGCGGGCAATGCGGTGCTTCAGAGGCATGGCCTCGCGGCGTATCCCAAGGAAGCGTACCGGCTGATGGTAGGAAACGGCATTCCGCGGCTGGTGCGCCGGATGCTGACAGGCACCGATGCCAGAAGCGGTGAAAAAAGAGAACAAGAAGCCGCCGCCATGCTTCCGGCAGGACTGGAAGAGGCGGCGCTTTCTGATTTTATGGCGTATTATGCAGCGCATAAGCAGGACCATACGAGGCCCTATCCGGGCATCAAGGAGCTGCTCATGCGGCTGCAGGCAGAGGGAGTGCGGCTGGCAGTTGTGTCCAATAAGGCGGATAGCGCAGTGAAGGAGCTGGCGCAGCAGTATTTTGGCGCTGCATTTACCAGTGCAGTAGGGCTGAAGGAGGGCGGCAGGGCAAAGCCGGATCCAGCCTCCACGCTGGAGGCTGTGAAAAGGCTGGCGCTTCCTAAAGAACAGATTTTATACGTGGGCGACAGCGATGTGGATATGCAGACGGCGTACAATGCCGGTCTGGCCGGGTGCGGCGTGCTCTGGGGCTTTCGTACGGAAGAAGAGCTTAAAAAAGCCGGCGCCAGATATCTGGCACCGGATGCACAGGCTCTTTATGAAATTATTTCATCGACAGGCCAATCCGCTTTTTAG
- the rsmA gene encoding 16S rRNA (adenine(1518)-N(6)/adenine(1519)-N(6))-dimethyltransferase RsmA: MTDKQNLIAAPQNTIAVLQKYDFQFKKQFGQNFLVDLHVLDKILRAAEIGPEDVCLEIGPGIGSLTQAMAEAARQVIAVEIDRRLIPVLQENLAAYDNIELVNADFMELDLPAFLRERGITQPLKVVANLPYYITTPIIMGLFESGIPLSSITVMVQEEVARRMQAGPGSKDYGALSLAVQYYAEPYIAAYVPKNCFIPRPGVGSAVIRLARRPEPPVQADDPQLLFALIKAAFGQRRKTLVNSVSGSPELNVPKEAVLAALQQTGISEKIRGEALTLPEFAALANALGKTGN, translated from the coding sequence ATGACCGATAAGCAAAATTTAATTGCAGCACCGCAAAATACGATCGCGGTGCTGCAAAAATATGATTTTCAGTTTAAAAAGCAATTTGGGCAAAACTTTCTGGTGGACCTGCATGTGCTGGATAAAATCCTTCGTGCGGCCGAGATTGGCCCCGAGGATGTGTGTCTGGAGATCGGTCCGGGGATCGGCAGCCTGACGCAGGCCATGGCCGAAGCCGCCCGGCAGGTGATTGCCGTAGAGATCGACAGACGGCTCATTCCGGTGCTGCAGGAGAATCTGGCGGCCTATGATAATATTGAGTTGGTGAATGCCGATTTTATGGAGCTGGATCTGCCTGCCTTCCTGCGGGAGCGCGGCATCACGCAGCCGCTCAAGGTAGTTGCCAACCTGCCGTATTATATCACAACGCCGATTATCATGGGGCTGTTTGAAAGTGGCATACCGCTGAGCAGCATTACGGTGATGGTGCAGGAGGAGGTAGCCAGACGCATGCAGGCCGGACCGGGCTCTAAGGATTACGGCGCGCTTTCTCTGGCCGTTCAGTATTACGCGGAGCCGTATATCGCCGCCTATGTGCCGAAAAACTGCTTCATCCCGCGGCCAGGGGTAGGATCAGCCGTGATCCGCCTTGCAAGAAGGCCGGAGCCGCCGGTGCAGGCCGATGATCCGCAGCTTTTGTTTGCGCTCATCAAGGCAGCGTTTGGCCAGCGGAGAAAAACGCTGGTCAACAGCGTAAGCGGAAGCCCAGAATTGAACGTGCCCAAGGAAGCGGTGCTGGCAGCCCTGCAGCAGACAGGAATTTCAGAAAAAATCAGAGGAGAGGCGCTGACACTGCCAGAATTTGCAGCGCTGGCCAATGCGCTGGGAAAGACGGGGAATTAA
- a CDS encoding putative manganese-dependent inorganic diphosphatase codes for MKKDIYILGHRNPDTDSICSAIAYAELKNKENDGSRYIAARAGQIGPETAYVLKRFGVRQPVYVNNIGTRVRDMEIRKVPSIARTLSLKKAWNLMAELGAVTLPITDEENVLQGLITINDIALSYMEEQDGNILAKARTSYQNILETLEAEMVVGDTGAVFDKGNVLISAANPDVMEDYIKKHDMVITGNRYDSQLSAIESGAGCIIVCLGATVSKTIRKLAADRQCSVIVTPFDTYRVARQINQSMPVEAFMKSEDLVLFHPGDYTDEIKDAMQNTRIRDFPVVDKAGHYIGMISRRNLLGIRKRSVILVDHNERSQAVENIENAEILEIIDHHRIGSLETMEPVYFRNEPVGCTATIVYEMYCEKGQTVSPQIAGLLCSAILSDTLVFRSPTCTLADRRAAKELAEIAGIDCQQFGIEIFTAGSNLKDKTPEEILYQDYKKFEFGDVTFGVGQINSMSGEELARIEQRLLPYLEKHCREHGMSMMFFMLTNIIEESTTLMCFGSGARELAAEAFGLRPEKDSLVLAGIVSRKKQLIPAFIEVINKET; via the coding sequence ATGAAAAAAGACATTTATATATTGGGGCACCGCAATCCAGACACCGATTCGATCTGCTCCGCCATTGCCTATGCAGAATTAAAGAATAAAGAAAATGACGGAAGCCGCTACATTGCGGCCCGTGCTGGCCAGATAGGGCCGGAGACAGCTTATGTGCTCAAGCGCTTTGGCGTGCGTCAGCCGGTCTATGTGAATAACATCGGAACGCGCGTACGCGATATGGAGATCCGCAAGGTGCCGAGCATCGCGAGAACGCTTTCGCTGAAAAAGGCTTGGAACCTGATGGCAGAGCTCGGAGCCGTTACGCTGCCGATCACCGATGAAGAGAATGTGCTGCAGGGGCTGATTACCATCAACGATATCGCGCTGTCCTACATGGAGGAGCAGGACGGCAACATTTTGGCAAAGGCCAGAACCTCCTATCAGAATATTTTAGAGACGCTGGAAGCAGAGATGGTGGTCGGTGACACAGGCGCAGTGTTTGACAAGGGAAATGTGCTCATTTCAGCGGCCAATCCGGATGTGATGGAGGATTATATCAAAAAGCATGATATGGTCATTACCGGAAACCGCTATGATTCACAGCTTTCCGCGATTGAGTCAGGCGCTGGCTGCATCATCGTGTGTCTGGGGGCGACAGTGTCCAAAACCATCCGCAAGCTGGCGGCGGACAGGCAGTGCAGCGTAATTGTAACGCCGTTTGATACATACCGCGTTGCGCGGCAGATCAATCAGAGTATGCCGGTGGAGGCATTTATGAAGTCCGAAGATTTGGTGCTGTTTCATCCGGGGGATTATACGGATGAGATTAAAGACGCGATGCAAAACACGCGTATCCGTGATTTTCCGGTGGTGGATAAGGCCGGGCACTATATCGGCATGATCTCACGCCGCAACCTGCTGGGAATCCGCAAGCGATCGGTCATTTTAGTCGATCATAACGAACGCAGCCAGGCGGTAGAGAATATTGAAAATGCAGAGATTTTGGAGATCATCGATCATCACCGCATCGGATCGCTGGAGACGATGGAGCCGGTTTATTTTCGCAACGAGCCCGTGGGCTGTACGGCCACCATTGTTTATGAAATGTACTGCGAAAAGGGGCAAACGGTATCGCCGCAGATTGCCGGGCTTTTGTGCAGCGCCATCCTGTCCGATACGCTGGTATTTCGCTCGCCCACCTGCACGCTGGCAGACCGAAGGGCGGCGAAGGAGCTGGCAGAGATTGCCGGCATCGACTGTCAGCAGTTTGGCATCGAGATATTTACAGCCGGCAGTAATCTGAAGGATAAAACGCCGGAAGAAATCCTCTATCAGGATTACAAGAAATTTGAATTCGGCGACGTCACCTTTGGCGTGGGGCAGATTAACAGCATGAGCGGCGAGGAGCTTGCCCGCATCGAGCAGCGCCTGCTGCCATATCTGGAAAAGCACTGCCGCGAGCATGGGATGAGCATGATGTTCTTTATGCTGACCAACATCATAGAAGAGAGCACGACGCTCATGTGCTTTGGCAGCGGGGCAAGGGAGCTCGCAGCAGAGGCTTTCGGCCTGCGGCCGGAAAAGGACAGCCTCGTTCTCGCGGGTATTGTATCCCGCAAAAAGCAGCTGATTCCGGCATTTATCGAAGTCATCAACAAAGAGACTTGA
- a CDS encoding TatD family hydrolase — MYFDTHAHYDHEKFKKDQAELFSALRAAGVEAVVNCASDLKSCAATLKLTEQYDFIFGAVGVHPHEVEKLDEDAVYQLYNYACRSEKIVAIGEIGLDYHYEFAPRELQKDWFVEQIELAKEVELPIVVHSRDAAKDTYDIMEAADAGEVGGVVHCFAGSLEMAKAYVEMGFYLGIGGMLTFPDVKKILRVVEEIPLEHLLLETDAPYLAPVPNRGKRNDSRNLTYVAEKVAELKGITPEEVARVTRENACRLFQVEL; from the coding sequence ATGTATTTTGATACGCATGCACATTACGATCATGAGAAGTTTAAAAAGGATCAGGCCGAGCTTTTCAGCGCGCTGCGCGCTGCCGGTGTGGAAGCCGTTGTCAACTGCGCCAGCGATCTTAAAAGCTGCGCGGCCACGCTCAAGCTCACGGAGCAGTATGATTTTATATTCGGCGCTGTGGGCGTGCATCCGCATGAGGTAGAAAAGCTGGATGAAGACGCCGTGTATCAGCTGTATAACTATGCGTGCCGCTCCGAAAAGATCGTAGCGATCGGCGAGATCGGGCTGGACTACCACTATGAATTCGCGCCGCGCGAGCTGCAGAAGGACTGGTTTGTGGAGCAGATCGAGCTGGCCAAGGAGGTAGAGCTGCCCATCGTCGTGCATAGCCGCGATGCGGCCAAGGATACCTATGATATCATGGAGGCTGCGGATGCCGGCGAGGTTGGCGGCGTGGTGCACTGCTTTGCCGGCAGTCTGGAGATGGCCAAGGCCTATGTAGAGATGGGCTTTTATCTGGGCATCGGTGGCATGCTGACCTTTCCGGATGTGAAAAAGATTCTGCGCGTAGTGGAAGAGATTCCGCTGGAGCATCTGCTGCTGGAGACGGATGCACCGTATCTGGCGCCGGTGCCGAACCGCGGGAAGCGCAATGATTCACGTAACCTAACCTATGTGGCCGAAAAGGTGGCGGAGCTAAAGGGGATCACTCCCGAAGAGGTGGCGCGCGTGACGCGCGAAAACGCTTGCCGTCTGTTTCAGGTGGAGCTATAG
- a CDS encoding helix-turn-helix transcriptional regulator produces MRKKIREAYKNYVRVELLRTRSKEGLSQEKMAAILEMSYKAYNSLETGKSCCSPETLSLYILRFRSNDKEVFMDGLYKAIAKAIEKSA; encoded by the coding sequence ATGAGGAAGAAAATTCGCGAGGCGTACAAAAATTATGTTAGGGTGGAGCTATTGAGAACAAGGAGTAAGGAAGGGCTTTCGCAAGAGAAAATGGCGGCCATTCTGGAGATGAGCTATAAGGCTTATAACTCACTGGAAACGGGTAAAAGCTGTTGCAGTCCGGAAACATTATCACTTTACATACTGCGTTTTCGTTCTAATGATAAGGAAGTCTTTATGGACGGCTTGTACAAAGCCATTGCTAAAGCAATAGAGAAGAGCGCATAA
- the metG gene encoding methionine--tRNA ligase: MCESCNKKGKYYMTTAIAYTSRKPHIGNTYEVVLADAIARYRRLQGYDVFFMTGTDEHGQKIQENAEQNGVTPKAYVDKVAGEIKDIWDMMNASYDKFIRTTDPDHEKAVQKIFKKLYEQGDIYKGYYEGWYCVPCESFFTETQLVDGKCPDCGREVKKTKEEAYFFKMSKYQDRLMQYIEEHPEFIQPESRKKEMVNNFLKPGLQDLCVSRTSFSWGIPVDFDPGHVVYVWMDALNNYITGIGYDPENPSEQYKKYWPADLHLIGKDILRFHTIYWPIFLMAMGEPLPKQIFGHPWLLFGEMKMSKSLGNVIYADELVKRFGVDGVRYYVLREMPFASDGSITYESIIARYNADLANTIGNLVNRTIAMGKKYFGGIVQAQGAKEALDTDLIDTALQAVKNVEEKMAELRVADALEEIVNLARRSNKYIDETAPWALAKDEAQKERLGSVLYNLLESIRYIGVLLKSFLPETGEGILNQLGVKEAGRSLESLESFGFLQAGEETNDPSPLFARIDEAKMLAEIAAERAEQEAKAAPKKEEPAPEEEAKAEITIDDFDKVELKIGEVLECKPVEGAKKLLVSQIKIGDEVRQIVSGIAKYYKPEEMVGKKVVVVTNLKPVKLRGVLSQGMILCADDGEGGFCVLRPEKDVPSGSTVS; the protein is encoded by the coding sequence ATGTGTGAAAGCTGTAACAAAAAAGGAAAGTATTATATGACCACGGCCATTGCCTATACGTCGCGCAAGCCGCATATCGGCAATACCTACGAGGTGGTGCTGGCTGATGCCATCGCGCGCTACCGCCGCCTGCAGGGCTATGACGTATTTTTCATGACCGGCACCGACGAGCATGGGCAGAAGATTCAGGAAAATGCAGAGCAAAACGGCGTTACGCCCAAGGCCTATGTGGACAAGGTGGCCGGCGAGATCAAGGACATCTGGGATATGATGAATGCAAGCTATGACAAATTCATCCGCACGACGGACCCGGATCATGAGAAGGCCGTACAGAAGATTTTCAAAAAGCTCTATGAGCAGGGCGACATCTACAAGGGCTATTATGAGGGCTGGTACTGCGTGCCCTGTGAATCCTTCTTCACGGAGACGCAGCTGGTGGACGGCAAATGCCCCGACTGTGGCCGCGAGGTGAAAAAGACAAAGGAAGAAGCCTATTTCTTCAAAATGAGCAAATATCAGGACCGCCTGATGCAGTATATCGAGGAGCACCCCGAATTTATCCAGCCGGAGTCGCGCAAAAAGGAAATGGTCAATAACTTCCTAAAGCCGGGACTGCAGGATCTGTGCGTATCGCGCACCTCCTTCAGCTGGGGCATTCCGGTTGATTTCGATCCGGGGCATGTGGTCTATGTATGGATGGACGCGCTCAACAACTACATCACCGGCATCGGCTATGACCCCGAAAATCCAAGCGAGCAATACAAAAAATACTGGCCGGCCGATCTGCATCTCATCGGCAAGGACATTCTGCGGTTCCACACGATCTATTGGCCGATCTTCCTGATGGCCATGGGCGAGCCGCTGCCCAAGCAGATCTTCGGCCATCCGTGGCTGCTGTTCGGCGAGATGAAGATGAGCAAATCGCTCGGCAACGTGATTTATGCCGACGAGCTGGTTAAACGCTTCGGCGTAGATGGCGTGCGCTACTATGTGCTGCGCGAAATGCCCTTTGCCAGCGACGGCAGCATCACCTATGAAAGCATCATCGCCCGCTACAACGCCGATCTTGCGAATACTATTGGTAATCTGGTCAACCGCACCATCGCCATGGGCAAAAAATATTTTGGCGGCATCGTGCAGGCGCAGGGCGCCAAAGAGGCGCTGGATACTGATCTGATCGATACGGCCCTGCAGGCAGTCAAAAACGTAGAGGAAAAGATGGCAGAGCTGCGAGTGGCTGACGCCCTGGAGGAAATTGTTAATCTGGCGCGCCGCAGCAATAAATATATCGATGAAACCGCGCCCTGGGCGCTGGCCAAGGATGAGGCGCAGAAGGAGCGTCTGGGCAGCGTGCTGTATAACCTGCTGGAGAGCATCCGCTATATCGGTGTGCTTCTGAAAAGCTTTTTGCCGGAAACAGGCGAGGGCATTTTAAATCAGCTGGGCGTGAAGGAAGCGGGACGCAGTCTGGAGTCCTTAGAAAGCTTCGGATTCCTGCAGGCCGGAGAGGAGACCAATGATCCGTCTCCCCTGTTTGCGCGCATCGATGAAGCCAAAATGCTGGCTGAGATTGCCGCTGAGCGGGCAGAGCAGGAGGCAAAGGCTGCGCCTAAGAAGGAGGAGCCAGCGCCGGAAGAAGAAGCCAAGGCAGAGATCACGATTGATGATTTTGACAAGGTAGAGCTTAAGATCGGTGAGGTACTGGAGTGTAAGCCGGTGGAAGGCGCCAAAAAGCTCTTGGTATCGCAGATTAAAATCGGGGATGAAGTGCGGCAGATCGTATCCGGTATCGCCAAATATTATAAGCCGGAGGAAATGGTTGGCAAAAAGGTTGTGGTTGTCACCAACCTGAAACCCGTGAAGCTGCGCGGCGTGCTGTCACAGGGCATGATCCTGTGTGCCGACGACGGCGAGGGCGGCTTCTGCGTGCTGCGTCCGGAGAAGGATGTGCCCAGCGGCAGTACGGTAAGCTAA
- a CDS encoding VanZ family protein, which translates to MDWIEILGYHLENLSAAEVLLGLFLAAVLAAYLTKRCQKGMLQSRQALCIWASFVYIYMVYLITIFSRSPRSEAEYMLTPFWSYAFIIQYENEAVLQENILNFLLFMPVGVLLQEAFRTRKAGKWITLGALALSISIEVLQLLLKRGLFEWDDMFHNALGAYISCRIWYALRRRTWERKSA; encoded by the coding sequence TTGGACTGGATTGAAATTTTAGGCTATCATTTAGAAAATCTGTCAGCAGCCGAGGTGCTGTTGGGCCTCTTTCTCGCCGCCGTGCTTGCCGCTTATCTCACAAAGCGCTGCCAAAAAGGCATGCTCCAGAGCAGGCAGGCCCTGTGCATTTGGGCGAGCTTCGTCTATATTTACATGGTCTATCTGATCACCATATTTTCGCGCAGTCCGCGCAGCGAGGCCGAGTACATGCTCACCCCCTTTTGGTCCTACGCCTTCATCATCCAATATGAAAACGAGGCCGTCCTGCAGGAGAATATCCTCAACTTCTTGCTGTTCATGCCAGTCGGCGTACTGCTGCAAGAGGCATTTCGCACCCGCAAGGCGGGAAAATGGATCACGCTTGGCGCCCTGGCGCTGTCAATCTCCATCGAAGTATTGCAGCTGCTGTTAAAACGCGGGCTCTTTGAATGGGACGACATGTTTCATAACGCGCTGGGCGCGTACATCAGCTGCCGAATCTGGTACGCGCTTCGGCGTAGAACATGGGAAAGGAAATCAGCATGA